The following proteins are encoded in a genomic region of Actinomadura sp. NAK00032:
- a CDS encoding crotonase/enoyl-CoA hydratase family protein — protein sequence MPYQEQGPSGEQGSYREIEYEVRDGTATVTLNRPQKMNAYTFTMRNEMLDVFDRIDADDDVRAVVVTGAGRAFCAGADLSGGGDTFDKEKSKDMFAGEDDVLEDGTPRDGGGTVALRIARCLKPVIGAFNGAAVGVGVTMTLPMDVRLASEKAKFGFVFARRGIVTEAASSWFLPRLVGIAQAMEWAATGRVFDAREALAGRLVSRVYAPDELLPAAYALAREIADNTSAVSVAAIRRLMWSGLSAPSPWDAHAADSRLMAALGGGADAIEGVSSFLDKRDAAFPMRVSKDLPPEVPDWPVR from the coding sequence GTGCCGTACCAGGAGCAGGGGCCGTCCGGGGAGCAAGGGTCGTACCGGGAGATCGAGTACGAGGTTCGCGACGGGACCGCCACCGTCACGCTGAACCGCCCGCAGAAGATGAACGCCTACACCTTCACCATGCGCAACGAGATGCTCGACGTCTTCGACCGCATCGACGCCGACGACGACGTGCGCGCCGTCGTGGTGACCGGCGCGGGCCGCGCGTTCTGCGCGGGCGCCGACCTGAGCGGCGGCGGCGACACCTTCGACAAGGAGAAGTCGAAGGACATGTTCGCCGGCGAGGACGACGTCCTGGAGGACGGCACCCCGCGCGACGGCGGCGGCACGGTCGCGCTGCGCATCGCCCGCTGCCTCAAGCCCGTCATCGGCGCGTTCAACGGCGCCGCGGTCGGCGTCGGCGTCACCATGACCCTCCCGATGGACGTCCGGCTCGCCAGCGAGAAGGCCAAGTTCGGCTTCGTGTTCGCGCGGCGCGGCATCGTCACCGAGGCCGCGTCCAGCTGGTTCCTGCCGCGCCTCGTCGGCATCGCGCAGGCCATGGAGTGGGCCGCGACGGGCCGCGTGTTCGACGCCCGGGAGGCCCTCGCGGGCCGCCTGGTGTCCCGCGTGTACGCGCCGGACGAGCTGCTCCCCGCCGCCTACGCCCTCGCCCGCGAGATCGCCGACAACACCTCGGCGGTGTCGGTCGCCGCGATCCGCCGGCTGATGTGGTCGGGACTGTCCGCGCCGTCGCCGTGGGACGCGCACGCCGCCGACTCCCGGCTGATGGCCGCGCTCGGCGGCGGCGCCGACGCGATCGAGGGCGTCTCGTCCTTCCTGGACAAGCGCGACGCCGCCTTCCCGATGCGCGTCAGCAAGGACCTCCCGCCCGAAGTGCCCGACTGGCCCGTCCGCTGA
- a CDS encoding CU044_5270 family protein: protein MNDIEERVRALRDEVPEPDAARLASGRARLVAAASGRRSGRRSGPRVPAWRLAAAGTAVAVLGVPAAIAVLDGGPAREGGGRPPVSATPVSAAAFLESAARDVDQRFDHRPGDHQWIYTKVYNAGADPRAPRYELQRETWTRFDGLKSADYTMGADGKPKLEIEDEGWVKTGTDSEERTPAQWYDYLRTLPMTPGDQLSAMRKRADEYAAEMGTAGFRQGRDQWVFARLGHYLSLEQAMPEPGRAAIFRTLARIPGIEIRQGVRDALGRPGVGLTRTGGDGVRTEFILDPDTYTYRGMRLVNVKAQMLPYSLGKSTPTSRPVMKPKHVPAGKVLVDTALEATAMVQRPGQRP, encoded by the coding sequence ATGAACGACATCGAGGAGCGGGTCCGCGCGCTGCGCGACGAGGTCCCGGAGCCCGACGCGGCGCGGCTGGCGTCCGGCCGCGCCCGGCTGGTGGCGGCGGCGTCCGGGAGGCGGTCCGGGAGGCGGTCCGGGCCGCGCGTCCCGGCCTGGCGGCTCGCGGCGGCCGGTACCGCCGTCGCCGTACTGGGGGTGCCGGCGGCGATCGCCGTCCTGGACGGCGGCCCGGCGCGGGAGGGCGGCGGGCGGCCACCGGTCTCCGCGACCCCCGTGAGCGCCGCCGCGTTCCTGGAGAGCGCCGCGCGGGACGTCGACCAGCGGTTCGACCACCGTCCGGGAGACCACCAGTGGATTTACACGAAGGTCTACAACGCCGGGGCCGACCCGAGGGCGCCCCGGTACGAGCTGCAGCGGGAGACCTGGACGCGCTTCGACGGCCTGAAGAGCGCCGACTACACCATGGGGGCGGACGGGAAGCCGAAGCTGGAGATCGAGGACGAGGGCTGGGTCAAGACCGGAACGGACAGCGAGGAGCGGACCCCCGCCCAGTGGTACGACTACCTCCGCACGCTGCCGATGACTCCGGGGGACCAGCTGTCCGCGATGCGGAAGCGGGCCGACGAGTACGCCGCCGAGATGGGGACGGCCGGGTTCCGGCAAGGCCGCGACCAATGGGTCTTCGCGCGGCTCGGCCACTACCTGAGCCTTGAGCAGGCCATGCCGGAGCCCGGGCGCGCCGCCATCTTCCGCACCCTCGCGCGGATCCCCGGCATCGAGATCCGGCAGGGCGTGCGGGACGCGCTCGGACGCCCCGGCGTGGGCCTGACCAGGACCGGCGGGGACGGCGTCCGCACCGAGTTCATCCTTGATCCCGACACCTACACCTACCGGGGCATGCGCCTCGTGAACGTCAAGGCGCAGATGCTCCCGTACTCGCTGGGAAAGAGCACGCCGACGTCCAGGCCGGTCATGAAGCCCAAGCACGTCCCGGCCGGGAAGGTGCTGGTGGACACGGCCCTGGAGGCGACGGCCATGGTCCAGCGCCCCGGGCAGCGCCCCTGA
- a CDS encoding RNA polymerase sigma factor translates to MTISSRDAPAAPALDDAGLIERSLREPEVFATLYDRHAPAVHRYVRRRLGDQAADDVVAETFLAAFRRRARYDPARPDALPWLYGIAANLVGKHRRSETRMLRALARTGTDPVTDPMEGADARVSASASSRELAGALAGLSARDRDVLLLVAWADLSYQQVAEALSIPLGTVRSRLNRARRKVREALGGADPTLVQEEDE, encoded by the coding sequence ATGACCATCAGCTCACGGGACGCACCGGCGGCGCCCGCGCTAGACGACGCGGGCCTGATCGAACGGTCCCTGCGCGAACCCGAGGTCTTCGCCACGCTGTACGACCGGCACGCGCCGGCCGTCCACCGGTACGTCCGGCGGCGCCTCGGCGACCAGGCCGCCGACGACGTGGTGGCCGAGACGTTCCTGGCGGCGTTCCGGCGGCGGGCGCGCTACGACCCGGCCCGGCCGGACGCCCTGCCCTGGCTCTACGGGATCGCCGCCAACCTGGTCGGCAAGCACCGCAGGTCCGAGACGCGGATGCTGCGCGCCCTGGCCCGGACCGGGACCGACCCGGTCACCGACCCCATGGAGGGGGCGGACGCCCGGGTGAGCGCGTCCGCGTCCTCCCGGGAGCTGGCGGGCGCGCTGGCCGGGCTGTCCGCCCGGGACCGGGACGTGCTGCTGCTCGTCGCCTGGGCGGACCTCTCCTACCAGCAGGTCGCCGAGGCGCTGTCCATCCCGCTGGGGACGGTGCGCTCCCGGCTGAACCGCGCCCGGCGCAAGGTCCGCGAGGCGCTCGGCGGGGCCGACCCGACGCTCGTCCAAGAGGAGGATGAATGA
- a CDS encoding polysaccharide deacetylase family protein — translation MQIRKYAAIGAGLLLLAGCSHADKRQARTAGQHAALGNKTQAPRKPTPPPPRKIDCDRVKCVALTFDDGPGPYTAGLLDTLKKDGARATFFMLGENVGAHAAVVRRMALEGHELANHSWSHPQLTGLSSAEVRSQIQRTQQVIAQASGGVRPTLMRPPYGATNKRVGRDIGMPLILWSVDTLDWRYRDVARDTRVGIKEPKPGGIVLYHDIHKASVESIPKVVDGLKKRGFTFVTVSELFQGQKLVPGTTYTERLKPAPVTASPPQAGPSGGPVSPAPTRPASPAPSSTG, via the coding sequence GTGCAGATCAGGAAATACGCTGCCATCGGCGCCGGACTGCTGCTCCTCGCGGGATGCAGCCACGCGGACAAGCGGCAGGCCAGGACGGCGGGGCAGCATGCCGCGCTGGGGAACAAGACGCAGGCGCCGCGCAAGCCGACGCCGCCACCGCCGCGGAAGATCGACTGCGACCGGGTGAAGTGCGTCGCGCTCACGTTCGACGACGGCCCCGGCCCCTACACGGCGGGCCTGCTCGACACGCTGAAGAAGGACGGTGCGCGCGCCACGTTCTTCATGCTCGGCGAGAACGTCGGCGCGCACGCCGCCGTGGTGCGCCGGATGGCGCTCGAAGGGCACGAGCTGGCCAACCACAGCTGGTCCCATCCGCAGCTCACCGGGCTGTCGTCCGCCGAGGTGCGGTCGCAGATCCAGCGCACGCAGCAGGTCATCGCGCAGGCGTCGGGCGGGGTGCGGCCGACGCTGATGCGCCCGCCGTACGGGGCGACGAACAAGCGCGTCGGGCGCGACATCGGGATGCCGCTGATCCTGTGGAGCGTCGACACGCTCGACTGGCGCTACCGCGACGTCGCGCGCGACACCCGGGTCGGGATCAAGGAGCCGAAACCCGGCGGCATCGTCCTGTACCACGACATCCACAAGGCGAGCGTGGAGTCCATCCCGAAGGTGGTGGACGGCCTGAAGAAGCGCGGGTTCACGTTCGTCACCGTGTCGGAGCTGTTCCAGGGGCAGAAGCTCGTGCCGGGCACGACCTACACCGAGCGGCTGAAGCCCGCGCCGGTCACGGCGAGCCCGCCGCAGGCGGGGCCGTCCGGCGGGCCGGTGAGCCCCGCGCCGACACGCCCGGCGAGCCCGGCGCCGTCCAGTACCGGCTGA
- the fdxA gene encoding ferredoxin — translation MTYVIAQPCVDLLDKACIEECPVDCIYEGKRQLYIHPDECVDCGACEPVCPVEAIYYEDDVPDQWKDFYKVNVEFFDDLGSPGGASKVGKIDKDHPIVAALPPQSHDD, via the coding sequence GTGACCTACGTCATTGCGCAGCCCTGCGTGGACCTGCTCGACAAGGCATGCATCGAGGAGTGCCCGGTCGACTGCATCTACGAAGGGAAGCGTCAGCTCTACATCCACCCGGACGAGTGCGTCGACTGCGGTGCGTGCGAGCCGGTTTGCCCGGTTGAGGCCATCTACTACGAGGACGACGTCCCCGACCAGTGGAAGGACTTCTACAAGGTGAACGTGGAGTTCTTCGACGACCTCGGCTCGCCGGGCGGCGCGTCGAAGGTCGGAAAGATCGACAAGGACCACCCGATCGTCGCCGCGCTGCCTCCGCAGAGCCACGACGACTGA
- the dapC gene encoding succinyldiaminopimelate transaminase, with translation MFTLPDFPWDRLAPYKERALAHADGIVDLSVGTPVDPTPAPVREALAAAADAPGYPQTYGTPALRESVAGWLRRRAGVSGADPDAVLPVIGTKELVAWLPTLLGAGPGDKVVFPELAYPTYDVGTRLAGATPVPADGLLALGPVKPKIVWVNSPSNPTGKVLPAEHLRKVVAWARDRGAVVVSDECYLEFGWDEANPPVSVLHPDVCGGSHEGLLAVNSLSKRSNMAGYRAGFVTGDLAIVKRLLEVRKHAGMIVPAPVQAAMAVAFADDAHVDEQRARYARRRAALRAAFERHGFRIDHSEASLYLWATRDEPCWDTVAHLASLGVLVGPGEFYGAGGARHIRIAFTATDERVAAAADRL, from the coding sequence GTGTTCACGTTGCCGGACTTTCCGTGGGATCGGCTCGCGCCCTACAAGGAGCGGGCGCTGGCGCACGCGGACGGCATCGTCGACCTGTCCGTCGGGACGCCCGTCGACCCGACGCCCGCGCCGGTCCGGGAGGCGCTCGCCGCGGCCGCCGACGCGCCCGGCTACCCGCAGACCTACGGGACGCCCGCGCTGCGCGAGTCGGTCGCGGGCTGGCTGCGCCGCCGCGCCGGCGTGTCCGGCGCCGACCCGGACGCGGTGCTGCCCGTCATCGGCACCAAGGAACTCGTCGCCTGGCTGCCGACGCTGCTCGGCGCCGGCCCCGGCGACAAGGTCGTCTTCCCCGAACTGGCCTACCCGACCTACGACGTGGGGACGCGCCTCGCCGGCGCGACGCCCGTCCCGGCGGACGGGCTGCTCGCGCTCGGCCCGGTGAAACCGAAGATCGTGTGGGTGAACTCGCCGTCCAATCCGACCGGCAAGGTGCTGCCCGCCGAGCACCTGCGCAAGGTCGTGGCGTGGGCGCGCGACCGCGGCGCGGTCGTGGTCAGCGACGAGTGCTACCTGGAGTTCGGCTGGGACGAGGCCAACCCGCCGGTGTCGGTCCTGCACCCGGACGTGTGCGGCGGCTCCCACGAGGGCCTGCTCGCCGTCAACTCGCTCTCCAAGCGCTCCAACATGGCGGGCTACCGGGCCGGGTTCGTCACCGGCGACCTCGCGATCGTGAAGCGGCTGCTGGAGGTCCGCAAGCACGCCGGCATGATCGTCCCGGCGCCGGTGCAGGCCGCGATGGCGGTCGCGTTCGCCGACGACGCGCACGTGGACGAGCAGCGCGCGCGCTACGCCCGCCGCCGCGCCGCCCTGCGCGCCGCGTTCGAGCGGCACGGGTTCCGGATCGACCACTCCGAGGCGTCGCTGTACCTGTGGGCGACGCGGGACGAGCCGTGCTGGGACACCGTCGCCCACCTGGCGTCCCTCGGCGTCCTCGTCGGCCCCGGCGAGTTCTACGGCGCGGGCGGCGCCCGGCACATCCGGATCGCCTTCACCGCGACCGACGAGCGCGTCGCCGCCGCCGCCGACCGCCTCTGA
- a CDS encoding DUF4178 domain-containing protein, which translates to MMEVSVGGTAIVVLLALILVALIVLIVVLLRRRSSAPSPAPAPAAPRDPFAAEDQVAGDPRTLKAGDMVEYLGTRYFVRGSLRLKEGGFTWSEHLLDADTIEGTKVWVSVEEDPDLEVVWWTEHDAGDLTPGEKTIVVDGVEYRRDEHGTADYTSEGTTGVGVQGRVEYVDYEGPRGRYLSFEQYGGGQWEAGLGERVPTGSMTIYPGGGS; encoded by the coding sequence ATGATGGAGGTGTCCGTGGGCGGAACGGCGATAGTTGTTCTACTGGCGCTGATCCTTGTCGCTTTGATCGTGCTCATCGTCGTCCTGCTGCGACGTCGTTCGAGCGCCCCGTCCCCCGCTCCGGCCCCCGCCGCGCCCCGCGACCCGTTCGCCGCCGAGGACCAGGTGGCCGGCGACCCGCGGACCCTCAAGGCCGGCGACATGGTCGAGTACCTCGGCACCCGCTACTTCGTGCGCGGCTCGCTGCGGCTGAAGGAGGGCGGCTTCACCTGGAGCGAGCACCTCCTGGACGCCGACACCATCGAGGGCACCAAGGTGTGGGTCTCCGTCGAGGAGGACCCCGACCTCGAGGTCGTCTGGTGGACCGAGCACGACGCCGGCGACCTGACCCCCGGCGAGAAGACGATCGTCGTGGACGGCGTCGAGTACCGCCGCGACGAGCACGGCACCGCCGACTACACCAGTGAGGGCACGACCGGCGTCGGCGTCCAGGGCCGGGTGGAGTACGTCGACTACGAGGGCCCGCGCGGCAGATACCTGTCGTTCGAGCAGTACGGCGGCGGCCAGTGGGAGGCGGGCCTCGGCGAGCGCGTCCCGACCGGATCGATGACGATCTACCCCGGTGGCGGTAGCTGA
- a CDS encoding DUF2617 family protein, with amino-acid sequence MAVAELRATLDTPYADARADGLSFVLGLPPLTALAVLPLERAGLAVEMRLLGASHQVIAGPLSETVACLPDRAEPLPGRAATSVPGWAYDFAATTAAHSDGTAFARAVEAVCARLADRGDALTGAFPGSPHAVTALAMEETQEPGFGWRTWHAYPQTREIVMTRSRLVRPS; translated from the coding sequence GTGGCGGTAGCTGAGTTGCGCGCGACCCTCGACACCCCCTACGCGGACGCGCGCGCGGACGGGCTCTCGTTCGTGCTCGGGCTGCCGCCGCTCACGGCCCTCGCCGTGCTGCCGCTGGAGCGGGCGGGCCTCGCCGTGGAGATGCGCCTGCTCGGCGCGTCCCACCAGGTCATCGCGGGCCCGCTGAGCGAGACGGTGGCGTGCCTGCCCGACCGCGCCGAGCCGCTGCCGGGACGCGCCGCCACCAGCGTGCCCGGCTGGGCCTACGACTTCGCCGCGACGACCGCCGCGCACAGCGACGGGACGGCGTTCGCCCGCGCCGTCGAGGCCGTGTGCGCGCGGCTCGCGGACCGCGGTGACGCGCTGACCGGGGCGTTCCCCGGCTCCCCGCACGCCGTCACCGCACTGGCCATGGAAGAGACGCAGGAACCCGGCTTCGGCTGGCGGACCTGGCACGCCTACCCCCAGACCCGGGAGATCGTGATGACGCGCAGCCGGTTGGTGAGACCCTCGTGA
- a CDS encoding DUF4247 domain-containing protein, with translation MNSRDRATNSNRANGRYRAAGAVAAAAVAAVALTGCGQSQSSWIGDKYSRVSADTYRSSKAPQSVAGEISKKFKPIDRVDDMTTKGAAGGIFLRYPKLVVGVLPNGAGSRITVDKPRRGYNRYYSHVGGHWASPGSNGWNSRGAASFRGGGPGSGK, from the coding sequence GTGAACAGCAGAGACCGGGCGACGAACAGTAACCGGGCGAACGGCAGGTACCGGGCGGCGGGTGCGGTGGCGGCCGCCGCCGTGGCCGCCGTGGCCCTCACCGGCTGCGGCCAGTCGCAGTCGTCGTGGATCGGCGACAAGTACTCCCGCGTCAGCGCCGACACCTACCGGTCGTCGAAGGCCCCGCAGTCGGTCGCCGGGGAGATCAGCAAGAAGTTCAAGCCGATCGACCGGGTGGACGACATGACCACCAAGGGCGCCGCGGGCGGCATCTTCCTGCGCTACCCGAAGCTCGTCGTCGGCGTCCTGCCGAACGGCGCGGGCAGCCGGATCACGGTCGACAAGCCCCGCCGCGGCTACAACCGCTACTACTCCCATGTCGGCGGGCACTGGGCGAGTCCCGGCAGCAACGGATGGAACAGCAGAGGCGCCGCGTCGTTCCGGGGCGGCGGCCCAGGGTCGGGCAAATGA
- a CDS encoding DUF350 domain-containing protein has translation MNDDILQEIGATFAYGAVGIALMALGYLVVEVTTPGRLGKQIWTEGNRGAALLLAAKLLGIGAIVTTAIVTSDSDLSEGLIDTAVFGACGIVLMIVAYFLLDVTTPGKLGATLVNADGAGTAIHPAGWVVAAADLGVAAIVAGAVS, from the coding sequence ATGAACGACGACATCCTTCAGGAGATCGGCGCGACGTTCGCCTACGGCGCGGTCGGCATCGCGCTGATGGCGCTCGGCTACCTGGTGGTGGAGGTGACGACGCCCGGCAGGCTCGGCAAGCAGATCTGGACCGAGGGCAACCGCGGCGCCGCGCTGCTGCTGGCGGCCAAGCTCCTCGGCATCGGCGCGATCGTCACCACCGCGATCGTCACCAGCGACAGCGACCTGTCCGAGGGCCTGATCGACACGGCCGTGTTCGGCGCGTGCGGCATCGTGCTGATGATCGTCGCGTACTTCCTGCTGGACGTGACCACGCCGGGCAAGCTCGGCGCGACGCTGGTGAACGCCGACGGCGCCGGCACCGCCATCCACCCGGCGGGCTGGGTCGTCGCCGCCGCCGACCTCGGCGTCGCCGCGATCGTGGCCGGGGCGGTCTCCTGA
- a CDS encoding polyamine aminopropyltransferase, producing the protein MPARLARTLILAAVFTCAACGLVYELALVALGSYLVGNSVTQASIVLSVMVFAMGVGSLAAKPLQGRAVVAFAVVEGALALIGGVSVLVLYAAFAWLDLYVPALVVVAFAVGALIGAEIPLLMTLLQRIRKQDAGSAVADLFAADYVGALVGGLAFPFLLLPAFGHIKGALLVGVVNAVAGMAVVLWLFRRDVGRVARAALALGMVAVLAVLGGTYALADGFEVSARQALYSDPIALSKRTEYQEIVITRQAGLGPSDLRLFLNGDLQFSSVDEYRYHESLVHPVMAGPHGRVLILGGGDGLALREVLRYKDVRSATLVELDPEMLHLARTYEPIVSLNRRSFEDPRVRTVAADAFSWLRGLREQFDAVIVDMPDPDDVSTAKLYSVEFYGMVKRALAPGGRMVVQSGSPYFAPKSFWSIEKSIAAAGFAVNPYHVDVPSFGDWGFVLAAAGKRPPALRLAPGVPGGLRFLDGSVLQAATVFPKDRRGRDVEVNTLVHPRLVEYEGEEWKNS; encoded by the coding sequence GTGCCCGCCCGACTCGCGCGCACCCTGATCCTCGCGGCGGTGTTCACGTGCGCGGCGTGCGGGCTGGTGTACGAACTGGCGCTGGTCGCGCTCGGCAGCTACCTGGTCGGCAACTCCGTCACGCAGGCGTCGATCGTCCTGTCGGTGATGGTGTTCGCGATGGGCGTCGGGTCGCTGGCGGCGAAGCCGCTGCAGGGCCGCGCGGTCGTCGCGTTCGCGGTCGTGGAGGGCGCGCTCGCGCTGATCGGCGGGGTGTCGGTCCTCGTGCTGTACGCGGCGTTCGCGTGGCTCGACCTGTACGTCCCGGCGCTGGTGGTGGTCGCGTTCGCGGTCGGCGCGCTGATCGGCGCGGAGATCCCGCTGCTGATGACGCTGCTCCAGCGCATCCGCAAGCAGGACGCCGGGTCGGCGGTCGCGGACCTGTTCGCCGCCGACTACGTGGGCGCGCTGGTCGGCGGGCTCGCGTTCCCGTTCCTGCTGCTGCCGGCGTTCGGCCACATCAAGGGCGCGCTGCTGGTCGGGGTCGTGAACGCGGTCGCCGGGATGGCGGTCGTGCTGTGGCTGTTCCGCCGCGACGTCGGGCGCGTCGCGCGGGCCGCGCTGGCGCTCGGCATGGTCGCGGTCCTCGCCGTCCTCGGCGGGACGTACGCGCTCGCCGACGGCTTCGAGGTGTCGGCGCGGCAGGCGCTCTACAGCGACCCGATCGCGCTGTCCAAGCGCACGGAGTACCAGGAGATCGTGATCACCCGGCAGGCCGGGCTCGGGCCGTCGGACCTGCGGCTGTTCCTCAACGGCGACCTGCAGTTCTCGTCGGTGGACGAGTACCGCTACCACGAGTCGCTCGTCCACCCGGTGATGGCGGGGCCGCACGGCAGGGTACTGATCCTGGGCGGCGGGGACGGCCTGGCGCTGCGCGAGGTGCTGCGGTACAAGGACGTCCGCAGCGCGACGCTGGTCGAACTCGACCCGGAGATGCTGCACCTCGCCCGCACCTACGAGCCGATCGTGTCGCTGAACCGCCGCTCGTTCGAGGACCCGCGCGTCCGGACGGTCGCCGCCGACGCGTTCTCGTGGCTGCGCGGCCTGCGCGAGCAGTTCGACGCGGTCATCGTGGACATGCCCGACCCCGACGACGTGTCCACGGCCAAGCTGTACTCGGTCGAGTTCTACGGGATGGTGAAGCGGGCCCTCGCGCCGGGCGGGCGGATGGTCGTCCAGTCGGGGTCGCCGTACTTCGCGCCCAAGTCGTTCTGGAGCATCGAGAAGTCGATCGCGGCGGCCGGTTTCGCGGTGAACCCGTACCACGTGGACGTGCCGAGCTTCGGCGACTGGGGCTTCGTCCTCGCGGCGGCCGGGAAGCGGCCGCCCGCGCTGCGGCTCGCGCCCGGCGTCCCCGGCGGCCTGCGCTTCCTCGACGGCTCCGTGCTCCAGGCGGCGACGGTGTTCCCCAAGGACCGCCGCGGCCGCGACGTCGAGGTCAACACGCTCGTCCACCCGCGCCTCGTCGAGTACGAGGGCGAGGAGTGGAAGAACTCCTAG
- a CDS encoding MerR family transcriptional regulator encodes MELTVDELASRAGVTVRTVRFYAGRGLLPPPRLRGRTGLYGPDHLARLELVRELQSLGLTLASIEKHLKKIPLDAPAEDLALQRALLSPWAPERPEDLDRHELDRRAGRHLDDATIKRLEALGVVEHVSEDVIRVVSPALLGISAELAALPMPLDTLIASHEAVDRHTTALAAELQQVFQDTVVRPYREGGRAPQEREQLMEMAGKLKPLMIQSLVTSFQRAVDKAIRQSVPD; translated from the coding sequence ATGGAGCTCACCGTCGACGAGCTGGCCTCGCGCGCCGGGGTCACCGTCCGCACCGTGCGGTTCTACGCCGGGCGCGGCCTGCTCCCCCCGCCCCGCCTGCGCGGGCGCACCGGCCTCTACGGCCCCGACCACCTCGCGCGGCTCGAACTCGTCCGGGAGCTCCAGTCGCTCGGGCTCACCCTCGCCTCCATCGAGAAGCACCTCAAGAAGATTCCCCTGGACGCCCCCGCCGAAGACCTCGCGCTCCAGCGCGCGCTGCTGTCGCCCTGGGCGCCGGAGCGGCCGGAGGACCTCGACCGCCACGAACTCGACCGGCGGGCCGGCCGCCACCTCGACGACGCGACGATCAAGCGGCTGGAGGCGCTCGGGGTCGTCGAGCACGTGTCGGAGGACGTCATCCGGGTCGTCAGCCCCGCGCTGCTCGGGATCAGCGCCGAGCTGGCCGCGCTGCCGATGCCCCTCGACACGCTGATCGCCTCCCATGAGGCCGTCGACCGGCACACGACCGCGCTGGCCGCCGAACTCCAGCAGGTCTTCCAGGACACCGTCGTCCGGCCCTACCGGGAGGGCGGGCGGGCGCCGCAGGAGCGCGAGCAGCTCATGGAGATGGCGGGCAAGCTCAAGCCGCTGATGATCCAGTCGCTGGTGACGTCGTTCCAGCGGGCCGTGGACAAGGCCATCCGCCAATCGGTCCCCGACTAG
- a CDS encoding acyl-CoA dehydrogenase family protein, producing the protein MGRDIYTEEHGAFRDMVRSFIAKEAAPHHEQWEKDGIVSREVWLAAGRAGLLGIDMPEEYGGGGNDDYRYYVIFNEELARAGVHGPGFAVHNDINGGYLRQLCTDEQKARWFPGYCSGEIITAIAMTEPAAGSDLQGIKTTAIKDGDDYVLNGSKTFISNGILADLVIVVAKTDPAAGSKGVSLLAVERGMAGFERGRNLDKVGMHAQDTAELFFDNVRVPKENLLGEEGMGFIYLMTNLARERLSIGATAMAAAEDAFEQTLEYCKTREAFGRPIGKFQHNRFTLAEMKTELTVARSFTDECIVKEGEGELTADEAAMLKWWNTELLKRVVDRCVQLHGGYGYMTEYPIAKAYQDVRIQTIFGGTTEIMKEIIGRGLGI; encoded by the coding sequence ATGGGACGGGACATCTACACCGAGGAGCACGGGGCCTTCCGCGACATGGTGCGCTCCTTCATCGCCAAGGAGGCCGCGCCGCACCACGAGCAGTGGGAGAAGGACGGGATCGTCTCGCGCGAGGTGTGGCTGGCGGCCGGCCGCGCGGGCCTGCTCGGCATCGACATGCCGGAGGAGTACGGGGGCGGCGGCAACGACGACTACCGCTACTACGTCATCTTCAACGAGGAGCTGGCGAGGGCCGGCGTCCACGGTCCCGGCTTCGCCGTGCACAACGACATCAACGGCGGCTACCTGCGCCAGCTCTGCACGGACGAGCAAAAGGCCCGCTGGTTCCCGGGCTACTGCTCCGGTGAGATCATCACGGCGATCGCGATGACCGAGCCCGCCGCCGGGTCCGACCTCCAGGGCATCAAGACCACCGCGATCAAGGACGGCGACGACTACGTCCTGAACGGGTCGAAGACGTTCATCTCCAACGGCATCCTCGCCGACCTCGTCATCGTCGTCGCGAAGACCGACCCGGCCGCCGGGTCGAAGGGCGTCAGCCTCCTCGCCGTCGAGCGCGGCATGGCGGGCTTCGAGCGCGGCCGCAACCTCGACAAGGTCGGCATGCACGCGCAGGACACCGCCGAGCTGTTCTTCGACAACGTCCGCGTCCCGAAGGAGAACCTCCTCGGCGAGGAGGGCATGGGCTTCATCTACCTGATGACCAACCTCGCCCGCGAGCGGCTGTCCATCGGCGCGACCGCGATGGCCGCCGCCGAGGACGCCTTCGAGCAGACCCTCGAGTACTGCAAGACGCGCGAGGCGTTCGGCCGTCCGATCGGCAAGTTCCAGCACAACCGCTTCACGCTCGCCGAGATGAAGACGGAGCTGACCGTCGCCCGCTCCTTCACCGACGAGTGCATCGTCAAGGAGGGCGAGGGCGAGCTGACCGCCGACGAGGCCGCCATGCTCAAGTGGTGGAACACCGAGCTGCTCAAGCGGGTCGTCGACCGCTGCGTCCAGCTCCACGGCGGGTACGGCTACATGACCGAGTACCCGATCGCCAAGGCGTACCAGGACGTCCGCATCCAGACCATCTTCGGCGGCACGACCGAGATCATGAAAGAGATCATCGGCCGCGGCCTCGGCATCTGA